From a single Candoia aspera isolate rCanAsp1 chromosome 2, rCanAsp1.hap2, whole genome shotgun sequence genomic region:
- the LOC134492430 gene encoding transcription factor Sp5-like, giving the protein MFQLWSNEVPSRSHTTMAFGRPKMPYHGQMVASNGGASAHELPLTPPAEATYSLEWSPVKLLAPTVHPSYTFPEAQNSSSFLQSPWPLSPAVPPGTPSTDDAPWWTLQQPSNFPLGHPLVLSPQLPLAPFLQSPPKGLLSTARRCRRCKCPNCQGASRSHEEPGRKKQHVCHLPGCGKVYGKTSHLKAHLRWHAGERPFICSWLYCGKSFTRSDELQRHLRTHTGEKRFGCQLCPKRFMRSDHLAKHIKTHQGKQVRNVAVVAAAAVGIKRE; this is encoded by the coding sequence ATGTTTCAGCTCTGGAGCAATGAGGTGCCATCACGCTCACATACAACCATGGCTTTTGGACGACCCAAGATGCCATATCATGGGCAGATGGTGGCCAGCAATGGTGGTGCCTCAGCCCACGAACTGCCACTGACACCGCCAGCTGAGGCCACCTACTCCTTGGAGTGGTCACCCGTCAAGTTGTTGGCACCCACAGTGCATCCTTCATATACTTTCCCAGAAGCCCAGAACTCCTCCAGTTTTCTGCAAAGCCCATGGCCTTTGAGTCCAGCTGTTCCTCCAGGCACTCCCTCCACTGATGATGCCCCTTGGTGGACCCTGCAGCAGCCCAGCAATTTCCCTCTGGGACATCCACTAGTCCTCAGCCCCCAGCTGCCTCTTGCACCCTTCCTGCAGAGCCCTCCCAAAGGGCTGCTGAGCACAGCTCGCCGCTGCCGGCGTTGCAAATGTCCCAATTGCCAGGGAGCCAGTAGGTCCCATGAGGAGCCGGGCAGGAAGAAGCAACATGTCTGCCATCTGCCAGGGTGTGGCAAGGTCTATGGCAAAACCTCTCACTTGAAGGCCCACCTCCGCTGGCATGCGGGCGAGCGCCCCTTCATTTGCTCCTGGCTAtactgtgggaagagcttcactCGCTCAGATGAGCTGCAAAGACACCTTCGGACGCACACGGGGGAGAAGCGTTTTGGCTGCCAGCTGTGCCCCAAGAGGTTTATGCGGAGTGACCACCTGGCAAAGCACATCAAGACCCACCAGGGAAAGCAGGTGCGGAATGTAGCTgttgtggcagcagcagcagtgggcATCAAGCGAGAGTGA